Proteins encoded together in one Anopheles darlingi chromosome 3, idAnoDarlMG_H_01, whole genome shotgun sequence window:
- the LOC125956218 gene encoding U6 small nuclear RNA (adenine-(43)-N(6))-methyltransferase-like, translated as MSVNKFMHPRNRYREKPDYQELVKQFPELAKVAIVDLNGKVKLDYKNKEAVQLLTKCLLLKDFGLTLELPPNKLVPTLPLRLNYIHWLEDIGTASAWMKTRKDVHGIDIGCGASCIYPLLAVVQSKHRWNMLAIEKNELSLISARANVTGNRLNDYITVVPQAAEGSTLLLDVLKTFPDTKFDFCMCNPPFYDSAANQEVNNRTGKRKEPTNATSGSGEELCTLGGEVQFVGQLIRESLELKDRISVYTTMIGHKQSYEAILRHLKRSNIHNVTMNRLCQGNTTRWSVAWSHDVGVLLSKVHTMHETTAGQSVQLPKSYKNQKPMTCRIFTEDEMPSISAAYDFLTKLLKSIAINLRMVKKFEKTSEIICEFIAYHNTWSHQRRKRRNDKLVAGEMGDHINAITESSSKRLKLENDEYKPESIETCDPHLKATVYINHKKCDGYFVSMQHIGGIAGRDGLNQVLQFIKNSIQLRKDLPAF; from the exons ATGTCCGTAAACAAATTTATGCATCCTCGTAATCGCTATCGCGAGAAACCAGATTATCAGGAGTTGGTCAAACAGTTTCCCGAACTAGCGAAAGTCGCTATCGTG GATCTAAATGGAAAAGTGAAGCTCGATTACAAAAACAAAGAGGCCGTACAATTGCTCACGAAATGTTTATTGTTGAAAGACTTTGGTTTAACACTAGAGCTACCACCGAACAAATTAGTGCCCACCTTGCCGCTCAGGCTAAATTATATTCATTGGCTCGAAGACATTGGTACGGCCAGTGCCTGGATGAAAACACGAAAGGACGTACATGGCATAGATATCGGATGCGGTGCTTCTTGCATTTACCCATTGCTGGCTGTAGTTCAATCGAAACACCGCTGGAACATGTTAGCTATTGAGAAAAACGAGCTTAGCCTGATCAGTGCCAGAGCTAATGTAACCGGGAATAGGTTGAACGATTACATTACCGTCGTGCCGCAGGCCGCTGAAGGATCTACATTACTTCTCGATGTACTCAAAACCTTCCCTGACacgaaatttgatttttgcatGTGTAACCCGCCGTTCTACGATAGTGCAGCAAATCAAGAAGTCAATAATCGCACGGGAAAGCGTAAAGAACCTACTAACGCCACGTCCGGATCGGGAGAGGAGCTTTGCACGTTGGGAGGTGAGGTTCAGTTTGTTGGACAACTCATTCGTGAAAGCCTAGAACTGAAAGATCGTATTTCAGTGTATACCACAATGATAGGACATAAGCAAAGTTATGAAGCAATATTACGGCATTTGAAACGAAGTAACATTCATAACGTAACAATGAACCGACTGTGCCAAGGCAATACGACGCGCTGGTCCGTAGCATGGAGCCATGACGTTGGAGTGCTACTGTCGAAAGTACACACGATGCACGAAACTACCGCTGGTCAAAGCGTACAGTTGCCAAAAAGctacaaaaaccaaaaaccaatgacTTGTCGAATTTTCACCGAAGACGAAATGCCATCGATAAGCGCGGCATATGATTTTCTTACCAAGTTGTTGAAATCGATAGCGATCAACTTACGTATGGTGAAAAAATTTGAGAAAACATCTGAAATCATTTGTGAGTTTATTGCATACCATAACACGTGGTCGCACCAACGACGAAAACGTAGAAATGATAAACTCGTTGCTGGCGAAATGGGAGATCACATAAACGCCATAACTGAGAGCTCTTCGAAACGTCTAAAATTGGAGAACGATGAATACAAGCCTGAAAGTATAGAAACCTGTGATCCTCACTTGAAAGCAACGGTATACATCAATCACAAGAAGTGTGATGGATACTTTGTTTCAATGCAACACATAGGAGGAATTGCTGGCAGAGATGGATTGAATCAAGTTCTACAGTTTATCAAAAATAGCATCCAACTGCGTAAGGATTTACCAGCCTTTTAA
- the LOC125957377 gene encoding MAP kinase-activated protein kinase 2: MYTMKPIPVQQLGTQQQLQPPQRQPKTTAITDDYEISNTVLGLGINGKVVQCMSKKTGEKYALKVLHDNAKARREVELHWRASGCRNIVNIIDVYENSYSGNRCLLVVMECMEGGELFQRIQERQDGPFTEREAAQVMHEICVAVKYLHDSNIAHRDLKPENLLYTSPHPNAILKLTDFGFSKETFIKDTLQTPCYTPYYVAPEVLGPEKYDKSCDIWSLGVIMYILLCGFPPFYSNHGLAISPGMKARIRTGQYDFPNPEWKNVSQAAKDLIRGMLNVEPEKRLTIEQVMMNPWIRRYTEVPQTPLHTGRMLKEGEEIWPEVQEEMTRSLANMRVDYEMHIKNLDSSNNALLNKRRKRGEEKATKQ, encoded by the exons ATGTACACGATGAAACCGATTCCGGTCCAACAATTggggacacagcagcagctgcaaccgcCGCAACGACAACCGAAAACTACGGCCATCACGGATGATTACGAGATTTCCAACACCGTGCTTGGATTGGGTATCAACGGGAAGGTGGTGCAATGTATGAGCAAGAAAACGGGGGAGAAATACGCATTGAAG GTACTTCATGACAATGCCAAGGCCAGACGAGAGGTAGAACTACATTGGCGGGCCAGCGGTTGTCGAAACATAGTGAATATTATTGATGTGTACGAGAACAGCTACAGTGGTAACCGATGCTTACTCGTCGTTATGGAATG CATGGAAGGAGGAGAGCTGTTCCAACGAATCCAAGAACGACAGGATGGTCCATTTACCGAGAGAG AGGCTGCTCAAGTTATGCATGAAATCTGTGTCGCTGTTAAGTACTTGCACGATTCCAACATCGCACACCGTGATCTCAAGCCGGAAAACCTGCTCTACACTTCGCCCCATCCGAACGCCATACTGAAACTGACCGATTTTGGATTCTCGAAGGAAACGTTCATCAAGGATACGTTACAAACGCCGTGCTACACGCCGTATTATGTCGCACCGGAGGTGCTTGGACCGGAAAAGTACGACAAGAGCTGTGATATTTGGTCATTGGGAGTGATAATGTACATTCT TCTTTGCGGCTTTCCACCTTTCTATAGCAATCATGGGTTAGCCATTTCCCCAGGTATGAAGGCACGGATTCGTACCGGTCAATACGATTTCCCAAATCCTGAATGGAAGAATGTGAGTCAAGCAGCAAAGGATTTAATCCGCGGGATGCTCAACGTTGAACCGGAAAAACGTCTCACAATCGAACAAGTGATGATGAACCCATGGATACGA CGATATACGGAAGTACCACAAACACCTCTCCATACAGGCCGAATGTTgaaggaaggtgaagaaaTATGGCCTGAAGTACAGGAAGAGATGACACGTTCGCTAGCGAATATGCGGGTTGATTATGAG ATGCACATCAAGAATCTGGACAGTTCGAATAATGCCCTGCTGAACAAAAGGCGAAAGCGTGGCGAGGAGAAAGCTACCAAGCAGTAA
- the LOC125957376 gene encoding E3 ubiquitin-protein ligase RMND5A, with product MESCAAVEKEVEKVINKFSAINDHSQRIIGDVIAFIEKLRSSIAEGTPDDKLTSGQVEVLNDALSKVKDKLHRLTTEHRDLHGTVSKVGKAIDRNFVADFTATSRTDAFQSERNVVLLNKVMAQHFYRQGMDDVADTLIKESGLPAEGIVPEPYAELHRIWEAIHNGDLSPALEWATRYSEELDARNSSLEFKLHRLAFMQILNGGVHVQTEAITYARTHFAKFVRRFEKDIQILMGTLIYLPIGIHNSPYKYLTAPEMWIETADVFLKDACQLLGINKDSPLSVIVNAGCTALPALLNLKQVMMSRQVTGIWNGRDELPIEIDLEPENRFHSIFACPILRQQSSEDNPPMKLLCGHVISRDALNKLSNGPIMNNTFRLKCPYCPMEQSPSDAKLIYF from the exons ATGGAATCTTGCGCGGCAGTGGAAAAAGAGGTGGAGAAAGTGATCAATAAATTCTCCGCCATCAATGATCACTCGCAGCGAATCATCGGGGATGTGATTGCGTTCATTGAAAAACTACGTTCTTCGATTGCCGAGG GGACCCCGGACGATAAGTTGACGTCTGGACAGGTAGAGGTGCTTAATGATGCTCTGTCGAAGGTGAAAGACAAGCTGCATCGCCTAACGACCGAACACCGGGATCTGCACGGCACTGTGAGCAAAGTGGGCAAAGCAATCGATAGGAACTTTGTGGCCGACTTTACGGCTACCTCGCGGACTGATGCTTTCCAATCAGAGCGGAATGTAGTGCTACTGAACAAAGTCATGGCTCAGCACTTTTACCGCCAGGGCATGGACGATGTTGCGGATACGCTGATCAAAGAATCAGGCCTTCCGGCGGAGGGTATAGTTCCGGAGCCGTACGCAGAGCTGCATCGTATTTGGGAAGCCATTCACAACGGTGACCTAAGCCCTGCCCTTGAGTGGGCTACTCGCTACTCCGAGGAACTGGATGCTCGGAACAGTTCCCTCGAGTTCAAGTTGCATCGACTCGCGTTCATGCAGATTCTTAACGGCGGTGTGCATGTGCAAACGGAAGCCATCACTTATGCTCGCACCCATTTCGCCAAGTTTGTGCGACGCTTCGAGAAGGACATACAAATTCTAATGGGGACGCTCATCTACCTGCCAATCGGAATCCACAACTCACCGTACAAATACCTGACGGCACCGGAAATGTGGATCGAAACCGCCGACGTGTTCCTTAAAGACGCTTGTCAACTGCTGGGCATCAACAAAGACTCACCACTCTCGGTGATAGTGAATGCGGGATGCACCGCACTGCCGGCACTGCTTAATTTGAAACAGGTTATGATGTCTCGTCAGGTTACGGGCATTTGGAACGGCCGTGACGAGTTACCC atcgagatcgatctcGAGCCGGAAAATCGGTTCCACTCTATCTTCGCCTGTCCCATCCTGCGCCAGCAAAGTTCGGAAGATAATCCACCCATGAAGCTACTTTGCGGACATGTAATATCCCGCGACGCTCTGAACAAGCTCAGTAACGGACCGAT AATGAACAATACTTTCAGATTGAAATGCCCGTACTGCCCTATGGAGCAATCGCCTTCCGACGCCAAGCTGATATATTTCTGA
- the LOC125956710 gene encoding putative helicase MOV-10 isoform X1: MMLAKSVGKGEATETVLEDNVEPKGPMIITTRCLRKWNGTVVKLTRSGTEIKVKQPVFGMRAEYTIGDSILAMRVQNLCQQILLLRTIYLYYDSNQRVTLFNGIVRMVPAYEFAHEKEILFYSEKEYNIVLVVDILPSYVRLREISTIHFLKPRLARGPPLKIKKNQPFHVPDEVKMVYDNGFLRSLHYTRLASLWLNRLYDYQAQGLNSSNYIDFLGMLNKIDDYDTQIAMEKYTIPNVSLTPTDFNNRYMLSIKQFPVPPVRLDVGDFVQAITPHLNHRCVPTQNLVRGFIAERDTWMTLEFENPLKIGNNIALKFPPNRLAFQLEYRALFHLSHIDISSTLFPMETSGTHQNSFLPSKKKKGTIQSFSWFNTSIARNELQKTAIKNIVNRTAYPAPYILFGPPGTGKTSTIVEAVMQIYKNKPNSRMLVTATSNFACNELARRLLEYVPVDDVYRYFSCIQERNINMTDSSILAISNLHSGKFEFPSMDDFLKTRILVCTVMTSGRLLALGVKPDTYDYIFIDECGSSKELSALVPIGIVGVNIEFKKMHASIVLAGDPKQLGPVTFCSFLKETPHDVSLLDRLMKMPLYARDPNNNKAYNDRMVTKLLDNYRSHHKLIAFSNREFYEGELRAKASPETTHWAIGWERLVNPEFPMIFHAVIGYMQQDPFSLSYFNVDEAYCVYEYVQCLLKSSTNGRIVNQDDIGIVTPYSRQVAFIKNGLSNLGLDNIEVGTAEQFQGREKSVIIISTVRSNRKTVGFLHDDRRLNVMLTRAKALTIIIGNPNNLGTDQTWERLLKFIEQNNGFLGKNFHFTNIHRKSKCKKQ; the protein is encoded by the exons AATCTGTcggaaaaggagaagcaacTGAAACCGTTCTAGAAGACAATGTCGAACCCAAGGGCCCCATGATTATCACAACACGATGCTTacgcaaatggaatggaactgTGGTTAAACTAACACGGTCTGGAACGGAGATCAAGGTGAAGCAACCCGTATTCGGTATGCGTGCTGAATATACGATCGGCGATTCGATCCTTGCGATGCGCGTCCAAAATTTATGCCAACAAATCCTTCTACTGCGTACGATATATCTGTACTATGACAGTAATCAACGTGTGACCCTCTTTAACGGTATCGTGCGCATGGTTCCGGCCTATGAGTTTGCACACGAGAAAgaaattcttttttattcTGAAAAGGAATATAATATTGTACTAGTGGTGGATATTCTACCGAGCTACGTTCGGTTGCGAGAAATATCAACGATTCACTTCCTTAAACCTCGACTAGCACGTGG GCCGcctttgaaaataaaaaaaaaccaacccttCCATGTCCCAGATGAAGTGAAAATGGTTTATGACAATGGCTTTCTCAGAAGTCTACATTACACTAGATTAGCTAGCCTCTGGCTGAATAGACTATATGACTACCAAGCCCAAGGACTAAATTCGTCAAATTATATCGATTTTCTGGGAATGTTGAACAAAATCGATGACTACGACACCCAGATAGCGATGGAGAAGTACACTATACCAAACGTATCGCTAACGCCAACGGATTTCAATAATCGTTACATGCTCTCAATAAAGCAGTTTCCAGTGCCTCCGGTGCGGTTGGATGTAGGAGATTTCGTCCAAGCTATAACACCCCATTTAAATCACCGTTGTGTCCCAACGCAAAATTTAGTAAGAGGATTTATTGCCGAAAGAGATACCTGGATGACACTGGAATTCGAAAATCcattgaaaattggaaataacATTGCACTGAAATTTCCTCCGAATCGGCTAGCGTTTCAATTGGAATATAGAGCATTGTTCCATTTAAGCCATATCGATATTTCCAGCACTTTGTTTCCCATGGAAACGAGCGGTACACACCAAAATAGTTTTCTGCcatcaaaaaagaaaaaaggaacgatACAGTC GTTTTCGTGGTTTAATACCTCTATAGCGAGAAATGAATTACAAAAGACCGCTATAAAAAATATCGTAAACCGAACGGCTTATCCGGCTCCATACATTTTGTTCGGTCCGCCGGGTACGGGCAAAACGAGTACAATTGTTGAAGCCGTAATGCAGATCTACAAAAATAAGCCCAACTCGCGTATGCTTGTTACGGCTACGTCGAATTTTGCGTGTAACGAGCTCGCAAGGAGATTACTAGAATATGTGCCAGTCGATGATGTCTACCGGTACTTTTCATGTATTCAAGAACGTAATATTAATATGACAGATTCTTCGATTTTGGCCATTTCGAACCTGCACAGTGGCAAGTTTGAGTTTCCCTCTATGGACGATTTCCTTAAGACGCGCATCCTTGTCTGCACCGTGATGACCAGCGGCCGGCTGTTAGCGCTTGGGGTAAAGCCAGATACCTACGATTACATTTTCATCGATGAATGTGGCAGCTCGAAGGAACTGTCCGCCCTGGTCCCGATAGGAATCGTCGGAGTAAATatagaatttaaaaaaatgcacGCAAGCATAGTGTTGGCCGGAGATCCAAAACAACTCGGGCCGGTAACGTTCTGCAGTTTTCTGAAAGAAACACCCCATGACGTTTCCCTGCTAGATCGTTTGATGAAAATGCCATTATATGCTCGCGATCCCAATAACAATAAGGCCTACAACGATCGAATGGTGACCAAGTTGCTTGACAACTACCGATCGCACCATAAACTGATAGCCTTTTCTAACCGAGAGTTTTACGAAGGAGAACTACGTGCAAAGGCATCGCCCGAAACCACCCACTGGGCAATCGGGTGGGAGCGACTGGTAAATCCCGAATTTCCAATGATTTTCCATGCAGTGATCGGATATATGCAGCAGGATCCATTCTCGCTGAGCTACTTCAACGTGGACGAGGCCTATTGCGTTTATGAGTACGTGCAATGCCTACTGAAGAGCAGTACAAATGGTAGAATAGTTAACCAGGAcgacatcggcatcgtcaCCCCGTACTCCAGACAG GTTGCTTTTATTAAAAATGGCCTTTCAAATCTAGGACTGGACAACATTGAAGTCGGTACGGCCGAGCAATTTCAGGGCAGAGAAAAATCGGTCATCATTATCTCGACCGTTCGGTCGAATCGAAAAACGGTCGGATTTTTACATGATGACCGACGATTGAATGTTATGTTGACCCGGGCCAAAGCGCTTACAATAATTATCGGTAACCCCAACAATTTGGGTACAGATCAAACATGGGAAAGACTGTTGAAGTTCATTGAACAAAATAACGGATTTCTTGGTAAAAATTTCCACTTCACGAACATTCATCGTAAATCAAAATGCAAGAAACAATAG
- the LOC125956710 gene encoding putative helicase MOV-10 isoform X2, whose translation MIITTRCLRKWNGTVVKLTRSGTEIKVKQPVFGMRAEYTIGDSILAMRVQNLCQQILLLRTIYLYYDSNQRVTLFNGIVRMVPAYEFAHEKEILFYSEKEYNIVLVVDILPSYVRLREISTIHFLKPRLARGPPLKIKKNQPFHVPDEVKMVYDNGFLRSLHYTRLASLWLNRLYDYQAQGLNSSNYIDFLGMLNKIDDYDTQIAMEKYTIPNVSLTPTDFNNRYMLSIKQFPVPPVRLDVGDFVQAITPHLNHRCVPTQNLVRGFIAERDTWMTLEFENPLKIGNNIALKFPPNRLAFQLEYRALFHLSHIDISSTLFPMETSGTHQNSFLPSKKKKGTIQSFSWFNTSIARNELQKTAIKNIVNRTAYPAPYILFGPPGTGKTSTIVEAVMQIYKNKPNSRMLVTATSNFACNELARRLLEYVPVDDVYRYFSCIQERNINMTDSSILAISNLHSGKFEFPSMDDFLKTRILVCTVMTSGRLLALGVKPDTYDYIFIDECGSSKELSALVPIGIVGVNIEFKKMHASIVLAGDPKQLGPVTFCSFLKETPHDVSLLDRLMKMPLYARDPNNNKAYNDRMVTKLLDNYRSHHKLIAFSNREFYEGELRAKASPETTHWAIGWERLVNPEFPMIFHAVIGYMQQDPFSLSYFNVDEAYCVYEYVQCLLKSSTNGRIVNQDDIGIVTPYSRQVAFIKNGLSNLGLDNIEVGTAEQFQGREKSVIIISTVRSNRKTVGFLHDDRRLNVMLTRAKALTIIIGNPNNLGTDQTWERLLKFIEQNNGFLGKNFHFTNIHRKSKCKKQ comes from the exons ATGATTATCACAACACGATGCTTacgcaaatggaatggaactgTGGTTAAACTAACACGGTCTGGAACGGAGATCAAGGTGAAGCAACCCGTATTCGGTATGCGTGCTGAATATACGATCGGCGATTCGATCCTTGCGATGCGCGTCCAAAATTTATGCCAACAAATCCTTCTACTGCGTACGATATATCTGTACTATGACAGTAATCAACGTGTGACCCTCTTTAACGGTATCGTGCGCATGGTTCCGGCCTATGAGTTTGCACACGAGAAAgaaattcttttttattcTGAAAAGGAATATAATATTGTACTAGTGGTGGATATTCTACCGAGCTACGTTCGGTTGCGAGAAATATCAACGATTCACTTCCTTAAACCTCGACTAGCACGTGG GCCGcctttgaaaataaaaaaaaaccaacccttCCATGTCCCAGATGAAGTGAAAATGGTTTATGACAATGGCTTTCTCAGAAGTCTACATTACACTAGATTAGCTAGCCTCTGGCTGAATAGACTATATGACTACCAAGCCCAAGGACTAAATTCGTCAAATTATATCGATTTTCTGGGAATGTTGAACAAAATCGATGACTACGACACCCAGATAGCGATGGAGAAGTACACTATACCAAACGTATCGCTAACGCCAACGGATTTCAATAATCGTTACATGCTCTCAATAAAGCAGTTTCCAGTGCCTCCGGTGCGGTTGGATGTAGGAGATTTCGTCCAAGCTATAACACCCCATTTAAATCACCGTTGTGTCCCAACGCAAAATTTAGTAAGAGGATTTATTGCCGAAAGAGATACCTGGATGACACTGGAATTCGAAAATCcattgaaaattggaaataacATTGCACTGAAATTTCCTCCGAATCGGCTAGCGTTTCAATTGGAATATAGAGCATTGTTCCATTTAAGCCATATCGATATTTCCAGCACTTTGTTTCCCATGGAAACGAGCGGTACACACCAAAATAGTTTTCTGCcatcaaaaaagaaaaaaggaacgatACAGTC GTTTTCGTGGTTTAATACCTCTATAGCGAGAAATGAATTACAAAAGACCGCTATAAAAAATATCGTAAACCGAACGGCTTATCCGGCTCCATACATTTTGTTCGGTCCGCCGGGTACGGGCAAAACGAGTACAATTGTTGAAGCCGTAATGCAGATCTACAAAAATAAGCCCAACTCGCGTATGCTTGTTACGGCTACGTCGAATTTTGCGTGTAACGAGCTCGCAAGGAGATTACTAGAATATGTGCCAGTCGATGATGTCTACCGGTACTTTTCATGTATTCAAGAACGTAATATTAATATGACAGATTCTTCGATTTTGGCCATTTCGAACCTGCACAGTGGCAAGTTTGAGTTTCCCTCTATGGACGATTTCCTTAAGACGCGCATCCTTGTCTGCACCGTGATGACCAGCGGCCGGCTGTTAGCGCTTGGGGTAAAGCCAGATACCTACGATTACATTTTCATCGATGAATGTGGCAGCTCGAAGGAACTGTCCGCCCTGGTCCCGATAGGAATCGTCGGAGTAAATatagaatttaaaaaaatgcacGCAAGCATAGTGTTGGCCGGAGATCCAAAACAACTCGGGCCGGTAACGTTCTGCAGTTTTCTGAAAGAAACACCCCATGACGTTTCCCTGCTAGATCGTTTGATGAAAATGCCATTATATGCTCGCGATCCCAATAACAATAAGGCCTACAACGATCGAATGGTGACCAAGTTGCTTGACAACTACCGATCGCACCATAAACTGATAGCCTTTTCTAACCGAGAGTTTTACGAAGGAGAACTACGTGCAAAGGCATCGCCCGAAACCACCCACTGGGCAATCGGGTGGGAGCGACTGGTAAATCCCGAATTTCCAATGATTTTCCATGCAGTGATCGGATATATGCAGCAGGATCCATTCTCGCTGAGCTACTTCAACGTGGACGAGGCCTATTGCGTTTATGAGTACGTGCAATGCCTACTGAAGAGCAGTACAAATGGTAGAATAGTTAACCAGGAcgacatcggcatcgtcaCCCCGTACTCCAGACAG GTTGCTTTTATTAAAAATGGCCTTTCAAATCTAGGACTGGACAACATTGAAGTCGGTACGGCCGAGCAATTTCAGGGCAGAGAAAAATCGGTCATCATTATCTCGACCGTTCGGTCGAATCGAAAAACGGTCGGATTTTTACATGATGACCGACGATTGAATGTTATGTTGACCCGGGCCAAAGCGCTTACAATAATTATCGGTAACCCCAACAATTTGGGTACAGATCAAACATGGGAAAGACTGTTGAAGTTCATTGAACAAAATAACGGATTTCTTGGTAAAAATTTCCACTTCACGAACATTCATCGTAAATCAAAATGCAAGAAACAATAG